In one Podarcis muralis chromosome 7, rPodMur119.hap1.1, whole genome shotgun sequence genomic region, the following are encoded:
- the ARID5A gene encoding AT-rich interactive domain-containing protein 5A encodes MAPSLKGKRKKKTIPMAESESQNALVLSLAEETAVGSPGAEEHQNTPEKLEEVGSPESKADGALEAGEKSPAEDSGDEQMPSSEKEEEQAFLVSLYKFMKDRHTPIERVPHLGFKQINLFKIYKVVEKLGAYELVTGRRLWKNVYDMLGGSPGSTSAATCTRRHYERLVLPYVRHLKGEDDKPLPPAKPRKQYKVSREPKGAKGSGPVEKKRAKKEKLREQILPEKPTPDAASAAKPASDPEQSQLQEQPEGCPSLPNSREASESQAPDACRGNCRAHGCSEAYKRLFSSFYFKGNHGIMSPLAKKKLLAQVSKDESLYGHQKHLSHCPEYKKARIREIPGSDTEAGPKNPLATSLPLKEGQTPAREVDGSIGSAGSSQPSAASEGGLKTSPSLTEGHLPQKADDACCGGHPSPGLPLVRGYFHTPRGEVMKPISCHPLRGPVEYYGGFKNFPEVAAASAYQQPGSDVLLSRLPQKKQEGSEDQPEDLRRKPSQPLPSWRGDGQQQTSPFHVSSPGGKRGSSPFPHAKPSWVPPVATLAKVSPQVLKNGGHSVSQAQAGSLAQKKRAMEEELFLHGKRLKAVTPFVKEAQSSNGLERGTSPSGQQAVAKPKAAVQSSGFPVAPRPPVQDMYKGTMLRLPVNFSTPGEHLKGQSASLIPSLSISPFIIPAFPTPLLTASIQPSDLCQPLAHYPTSYDSVLRHRLYPVSTWHSQPAYASPHVSAFHRNTKL; translated from the exons GGGTCtcctgaaagcaaggcagatgggGCTTTGGAAGCGGGTGAGAAGAGCCCAGCAGAGGACTCTGGAGATGAGCAGATGCCCAGCAGcgagaaggaagaggagcaggcctTCCTTGTCAGCCTATACAAGTTCATGAAGGACCGCCACACGCCCATCGAGAGGGTGCCTCACCTCGGCTTCAAGCAGA ttaaCCTGTTTAAGATCTACAAAGTTGTGGAGAAGCTGGGAGCCTACGAACTG GTCACTGGGAGGCGTCTTTGGAAGAATGTGTATGACATGTTGGGGGGCAGCCCAGGGAGCACCAGCGCCGCTACTTGCACACGGAGGCATTACGAGAG GCTGGTCCTCCCGTACGTCCGGCACCTGAAAGGCGAAGACGACAAACCCCTGCCCCCTGCCAAGCCCCGGAAGCAGTACAAGGTGTCCAGAGAACCAAAGGGGGCCAAAGGGAGTGGGCCTGTGGAGAAGAAGAGGGCCAAGAAGGAGAAGCTGAGGGAACAG ATCTTGCCAGAGAAGCCGACCCCTGATGCTGCCTCTGCCGCCAAGCCTGCCAGCGACCCCGAGCAGAGCCAACTGCAAGAGCAGCCCGAGGGGTGCCCCTCTCTTCCAAACAGCCGCGAGGCCTCTGAGAGCCAGGCCCCTGACGCCTGCCGTGGGAACTGCCGTGCCCACGGCTGCTCCGAGGCCTACAAGCGGCTCTTCTCCAGCTTCTACTTCAAAGGGAACCACGGCATCATGTCTCCCTTGGCCAAGAAGAAGCTCCTGGCTCAGGTGAGCAAGGATGAGTCCCTGTATGGTCACCAGAAGCACCTCAGCCACTGCCCAGAGTACAAGAAGGCCAGGATCCGAGAGATCCCTGGCTCGGACACAGAGGCTGGTCCCAAGAATCCGCTGGCCACCAGCCTCCCCCTGAAAGAGGGGCAAACTCCAGCGCGGGAGGTGGACGGGTCCATTGGCTCAGCTGGCTCCTCTCAGCCCTCGGCAGCCAGTGAAGGGGGGTTGAAAACGTCCCCGAGCCTCACGGAGGGCCACCTGCCTCAGAAAGCAGACGATGCTTGCTGCGGGGGCCACCCATCGCCTGGTCTACCTCTCGTCAGGGGCTACTTCCACACCCCCCGAGGTGAGGTCATGAAACCCATAAGTTGCCATCCTCTTCGAGGACCAGTGGAGTATTATGGTGGCTTTAAGAATTTCCCGGAGGTGGCAGCAGCTTCTGCCTATCAGCAGCCTGGCAGCGATGTGCTGTTGAGTCGCCTGCCTCAGAAAAAGCAGGAAGGCTCTGAGGACCAGCCAGAAGATCTCCGCCGGAAGCCGAGTCAGCCTCTGCCCTCCTGGAGAGGGGATGGTCAGCAGCAAACCTCCCCCTTCCACGTGAGCAGCCCCGGGGGCAAGAGAggctcctccccctttccccacgCCAAGCCCTCGTGGGTGCCCCCGGTGGCCACCCTGGCCAAGGTCAGCCCACAAGTCCTTAAGAATGGAGGCCATTCAGTTTCTCAAGCGCAGGCTGGCAGTTTGGCTCAGAAGAAACGAGCCATGGAAGAGGAGCTGTTCCTGCACGGCAAGCGGCTGAAGGCCGTCACCCCTTTCGTCAAGGAGGCGCAGTCCAGCAATGGGCTGGAGCGTGGCACTTCCCCAAGCGGCCAGCAGGCGGTGGCAAAGCCCAAGGCTGCTGTGCAGAGTTCAGGTTTTCCAGTTGCTCCCAGGCCTCCGGTTCAGGATATGTACAAAGGGACGATGTTGAGGCTCCCTGTGAACTTTAGCACCCCGGGGGAGCACTTGAAAGGGCAGTCGGCCTCACTGattccttccctgtcaatcagtCCGTTCATTATCCcggccttccccacccccttattaACTGCTTCCATTCAGCCCTCTGACCTGTGCCAGCCGCTGGCCCACTACCCCACCTCCTACGACAGTGTGCTCCGCCACCGTCTCTACCCGGTTTCAACGTGGCACAGCCAGCCAGCCTACGCCTCCCCCCACGTCTCAGCCTTCCACCGGAACACCAAGCTGTAG